From Verrucomicrobiota bacterium:
AGACTTGATTACAGGTATTTCTGATTCTTATTCATGGTATATCCAGTCCATGTGTTACCGCCGCGAAGGTGAATTTTCCCTTGCCCGAAAATTCCAAGATCGGGTCGATCAGCTTGGCTTTTATGCTGATCTCCATAAGAAAGTGTCTCTCCGTTATGATCTCTATGCCCGTCAGCCAATGTGGGATCCCTATCTCCTGATTAAAGAAATGGAAATGTATAAATTTGGGGAGAGGGAACTCGAACCACAACTCAAAGAAATTCTAAGGCTGGAATGGGAAATCATTTTTGATACATGCTGGGATAAGGCACAAGCTGAGATATCGGAGGCAATTAAAAAAACTGATAAAACCCTGTAATAATCGGTATTTCGACGCATATTAATATATGCACAATTTATATATAGCAAAGTACATAAAACGCCTGAAACTCCCCTATACGAAGATAAATCATGTGTACATCATACGACTGAGGAAATTCTATTGGCTCCTAACAAATTCCCTGCTTTTTAGCCAGTTCGCATAGTTTTTGGTCGAGGATGCGGATGCGGCGGCTGAGATCGCGGGCGAGATTCATCATGATGACGGTGAAAATATGATGGTTATCGCGGAGTATATGGAGGAGATCTTTATTGGATAGGCTGACAGTTCGACATGGAGTAAGGGTTTTGATGGTGGCGGAACGGGATTGAGTGTCAATGAGCTCCATTTCACCAAAAGTGGCCCCTTCGGGGAGTTTGGCGACTTCAATGAGGTCATTAAGACCTTCGAGCTGCTTGAGGACTTGCACTTCTCCAGTAAGTAAGCAATAAACCCGGTCCCCGATTTCCCCTTCCCTGATAATCTTTTCCCCCTTCAGGAAGGACTCTTCTTTCAAATACCCCGTCATAAACTTTAATTCCTCATCTGAGAGCCCTCCGAATAGCGG
This genomic window contains:
- a CDS encoding cyclic nucleotide-binding domain-containing protein; the encoded protein is MFTPLIEHLENYPLFGGLSDEELKFMTGYLKEESFLKGEKIIREGEIGDRVYCLLTGEVQVLKQLEGLNDLIEVAKLPEGATFGEMELIDTQSRSATIKTLTPCRTVSLSNKDLLHILRDNHHIFTVIMMNLARDLSRRIRILDQKLCELAKKQGIC